The region TGTAGACATATGCGTAATATCCCCTGAGATATAAGCGCTGATACCCGTCATACTTCAAGCTGCATGTGCATCGTTCAAAATGCTAACGTTTTGTCCTGCAACCCGAATTATTTAGAGTACATAGGTGCTTTTTTCATAAAAAAATCAATTGATTGTCTTCCTGTCTGTTTTATGGTCATTCCCTTGCGTGATTCGTCATTTTTTGTGATGCAAATCACAATTAAATTATCGGCGAGAAACCACATCTCTTTAGGGGGTTCACGAAAACGTCATAAAGCGGCGGAAGATGATTACACCACACGCATAAGTGGGGGATCAGGCCGCAGGACCTTTGCTAACGGAATCGCGGATGATTAATGTGCCTTTGAAGGCAGGTGCAGGTACGACGGTTTCCCCCTCTAGCCGACACAGCAGTTTCTCAAGGGTGTAGTTGATCATCTCGGCGACGGGCACGTGCACGGTAGTGAGGGGCGGGTAGAACCATGATGCCATTGGTAAATCATCGAACCCCAGCAGTGAAACATCCTGCGGAATCGCGAGGCCGTGTTCACGCAGCGCTTTTGCCGCACCAATCGCCATGTCGTCATTGCTGGCAACCAGCGCACTGAAGGAGACCGCTCTTTGAAGCAGTGCTTTTGCTGCCGCATAGCCGCTGTCATGGGTCCAGTCGCCTGGCGCAATCAGCCTGTCATTATAGGGAATCTCGTTGTCCACTAACGCCTGTCGATAGCCTGCCAGCCTGCTTGTGCCGGTGGGGGAGTTTGACGATCCACAGATAAACGCGATATCACGGTGACCCTCTGCGATGAGGTAATTGACAGCATCATGACTGTGTTGCTGGTGATCGGTGCAGATACCGTTATCACTGTGTTGATGCAGCGTGCGGTTCACGACCATGATCGGCTGTTCATGCTGTTTGATAATACTTTCCAACGCGTCGATAGAAAGAAAGCGCGGATAGATAATGACGGCATCGCAGCGTAAATCGAGCAGGAACTGGATCGCTTCTTGTTCTTCTTCCGCGCTGTGTTTGCCATCTGCCATGATGAGTTGACGACCATATTTTTCCGTCATGGTTGCCGTTTGGAACAATAATTCGCTGAAATAGGGGCCGCTGTACAGCGTATTGGTTACGACCAAACCAATAATTTGCGATTTGCTTGTGGCGAGCTGGCGGGCCAGTAGGTTGGGTCGATAACCAATCTCTTCAATGGCCTGGAATACCCGATCCCGCGTGGTTTTACTGACATAATTATTCCCAGTCAGCACGCGTGATACGGTTGCCTTGGATACACCGGCTTTTTTCGCTACATCGAGCATGGTTACCATCGTACTTTCCCGTTCTCCTTTTTGCACCGCCCTATCTCGACATTATAGGGATATTTCCTCTTTTTTATCACCAATAGAGAGTATAGGGATAAAAATATGCCTCGGTTGCGCTATTTATGATCGCCTTCAAAAAATAGTAAAAACAATATGAAACCGGTTGCATATTATTTTATGTCTTGCTTGAATAATAAAAAAACGGACGATGAGGTGCAGTATGAATAAGATTTTACTCTGTTGCGCAGCAGGAATGTCTACCAGCATGCTGGTACAGCGAATGGAAAAGGTCGCCGAGCAAAAAGCGATCGCTGTTGAGATAAA is a window of Pectobacterium punjabense DNA encoding:
- a CDS encoding LacI family DNA-binding transcriptional regulator; translated protein: MVTMLDVAKKAGVSKATVSRVLTGNNYVSKTTRDRVFQAIEEIGYRPNLLARQLATSKSQIIGLVVTNTLYSGPYFSELLFQTATMTEKYGRQLIMADGKHSAEEEQEAIQFLLDLRCDAVIIYPRFLSIDALESIIKQHEQPIMVVNRTLHQHSDNGICTDHQQHSHDAVNYLIAEGHRDIAFICGSSNSPTGTSRLAGYRQALVDNEIPYNDRLIAPGDWTHDSGYAAAKALLQRAVSFSALVASNDDMAIGAAKALREHGLAIPQDVSLLGFDDLPMASWFYPPLTTVHVPVAEMINYTLEKLLCRLEGETVVPAPAFKGTLIIRDSVSKGPAA